One region of Paenibacillus polymyxa M1 genomic DNA includes:
- a CDS encoding methionine ABC transporter ATP-binding protein — translation MIELKQLTKHYGKGNRRVNALSGLNLSIKRGEIFGVIGHSGAGKSTLIRCINLLERPTSGEVWVDGVNLVTVSQSQLQKQRRKIGMIFQHFNLLSSATVYDNIAFPLRLVNTPKQEMDKKVRELLELVGLKEHSGKYPSQLSGGQKQRVGIARALASDPHVLLCDEATSALDPQTTGSILKLLLDINQRFNLTIVLITHEMHVIQSICDRVGVIHQGDIVEQGPVAEVFLKPQHQVTKDFIQREAEHPEELQAAIAAAGSGESAQVVRISFLGSKTYDAILSRTARSTGVDFAILQGTISTIKNVPYGQLIVRFEGNHSDIEHTLREVSGQGLDVEVIDNERT, via the coding sequence TTGATAGAGCTTAAGCAATTAACCAAGCATTATGGTAAAGGCAACCGACGCGTTAATGCGTTGTCCGGGTTGAATCTTTCTATAAAGCGTGGAGAAATATTCGGGGTGATTGGTCATTCCGGAGCGGGCAAAAGTACGTTGATCCGCTGTATTAATTTATTGGAGCGCCCTACTTCAGGCGAAGTATGGGTAGATGGGGTTAATCTTGTCACTGTGAGTCAATCCCAGTTACAGAAGCAACGTCGAAAAATCGGAATGATTTTTCAACATTTTAATTTGTTGTCTTCGGCGACAGTGTATGACAACATTGCATTTCCATTGCGCCTGGTAAATACCCCTAAGCAGGAGATGGACAAGAAAGTTCGCGAGCTGCTGGAACTAGTGGGGCTGAAAGAACACAGTGGAAAATATCCGTCACAGCTCTCGGGTGGACAGAAGCAGCGGGTAGGAATTGCACGGGCACTGGCTAGTGATCCGCATGTGTTGCTGTGTGACGAAGCGACGTCTGCGCTTGATCCGCAGACGACAGGGTCTATCCTGAAATTGCTGTTGGATATTAATCAACGTTTTAATTTGACCATCGTATTGATTACTCATGAGATGCATGTCATTCAAAGCATTTGTGATCGTGTTGGCGTCATTCATCAGGGCGATATCGTGGAGCAAGGTCCGGTGGCGGAAGTGTTTTTGAAGCCACAGCATCAGGTAACTAAGGACTTTATCCAGCGGGAGGCAGAACATCCCGAGGAGTTACAAGCAGCGATTGCAGCTGCAGGTAGCGGGGAATCGGCACAGGTGGTACGTATCTCCTTCTTAGGCAGTAAAACTTATGATGCGATTCTGTCGCGTACGGCTCGAAGTACGGGGGTTGATTTTGCAATCTTGCAGGGAACCATCTCTACGATTAAAAATGTACCGTATGGACAGCTGATCGTTCGTTTTGAAGGAAACCATTCAGATATAGAGCATACGCTGCGCGAAGTATCTGGACAAGGACTTGATGTGGAGGTGATTGACAATGAGCGAACTTGA
- a CDS encoding Cthe_2314 family HEPN domain-containing protein: MIRKLLGEPSRVNNGFLLDAMNSMSDMLHLLERQIQASGDPTHDFRKADILTRGLMSSLDELEQSHHAAAFFRMKVKAGYAEDMSKDEKSDYALYVFFYKDGFVRVFSILDKLGNWMNDLYDLKTGQYKAHYSYFTVLRQLKYLKMHPVLTDNLIDIKDTYNDAINRLRKRRNTEIHYMNTEMQDDLWQRHRALYGKIQLEDLDHHLEDLQQGLEMVCRSLSNAFSYTAKQWENRAVRP; this comes from the coding sequence ATGATACGCAAGCTGTTGGGCGAGCCCTCGCGTGTAAATAATGGTTTCCTGCTGGATGCCATGAATAGCATGTCAGACATGTTACATTTGCTGGAACGACAAATCCAGGCCAGTGGTGATCCGACTCATGACTTTCGGAAGGCGGATATTTTGACACGTGGTCTGATGTCGTCATTGGATGAACTGGAGCAGAGCCATCATGCTGCCGCCTTTTTTCGTATGAAAGTAAAAGCCGGATACGCTGAAGATATGAGCAAGGATGAAAAATCCGATTATGCCTTGTACGTATTCTTTTATAAGGATGGGTTTGTGCGGGTATTCTCTATTTTGGATAAGTTGGGTAACTGGATGAATGACCTGTATGATTTGAAAACAGGGCAGTATAAGGCGCACTATTCTTATTTTACCGTGTTGCGACAGCTGAAGTATCTCAAAATGCATCCTGTATTGACCGATAATCTAATTGATATCAAGGACACATACAACGATGCGATCAATCGCCTGCGTAAGCGGCGAAATACGGAGATACACTATATGAATACGGAAATGCAGGATGATCTCTGGCAACGTCACCGTGCTTTATATGGCAAAATCCAACTGGAGGACCTCGATCACCATCTGGAAGATTTGCAGCAGGGCTTGGAAATGGTATGCCGGTCGCTATCAAACGCATTTTCTTATACTGCGAAACAATGGGAGAACCGGGCAGTGCGCCCATAA
- a CDS encoding thioredoxin family protein: MQKIVSHEDFNKAISTPGVTVAVFKADWCGDCHFIDPFMPDVEQQYADKLTLIEIDVEQAESVSQEQNVLGIPSFIAYSEGRELVRLVNRLRKSREEIEQFLDRAVEVHANLAK; this comes from the coding sequence ATGCAAAAAATCGTCTCTCATGAAGACTTTAATAAGGCTATATCCACTCCAGGTGTAACGGTAGCTGTGTTCAAGGCGGACTGGTGCGGGGATTGCCATTTTATTGATCCATTCATGCCTGATGTAGAGCAACAATATGCAGACAAGCTTACATTAATTGAGATTGATGTAGAACAGGCCGAAAGTGTCAGCCAAGAGCAAAATGTTCTAGGGATTCCTAGCTTTATCGCTTACAGTGAAGGGCGAGAACTAGTACGTCTGGTGAACAGATTGCGTAAATCCCGCGAGGAAATCGAGCAGTTTTTGGACCGGGCTGTAGAAGTCCATGCTAACTTGGCAAAATAA
- a CDS encoding UbiD family decarboxylase → MIYQNLRQFIEALRKENDLKIIEAPVDPYLELAEIHRRVIEEEGPALLFTNVKGTPFPVASNLFGTNRRVDMAFGPRPEQLMDAIVGATKTLLPPTPKALWNERGLIKDMLKVGLKTVSHNEAPVLGVRRTDAPLAPLPRVTSWHEDGGPFITLPLVYTEKPGQSKDHNLGMYRIQIYDDHTTGIHWQIHKGGGFHYHEAELRNEPLPTTIIIGGPPALIASAIAPAPENLPELLLASLIMGGKLPMTEDPLGGHRIPAEAEFAISGYVPPHERRPEGPFGDHFGYYSLQHDFPVFHVKHMHHRKDAIYPATIVGKPRQEDYYLGEFLQRLLSPAYPLVMPSVKSLWAYAETGVHALAAAVVRESYSREALVSGFTILGQGQLSLTKFLMLTDRVIDLSDFNLLLETILERFNPARDLFIFNHTSHDTLDYTGRKLNHGSKAILMGVGEPVRELPRVYEGGDLPGIRDIEPYCGGCLVVSGSSFEQEPELAARVLERLAAGEQEWPLVFIVDDAKEVVRSQASFLWTVFTRFNPATDMYAVSEVRLHHLNYKLPIVVDARMKPGYPDEVLPREDIVRLVDQRWTSYFA, encoded by the coding sequence TTGATCTACCAGAATTTGCGCCAATTTATTGAAGCGCTGCGTAAAGAAAATGATCTTAAAATTATAGAAGCACCTGTCGATCCTTATTTGGAGCTGGCCGAGATCCACCGAAGAGTCATTGAGGAAGAAGGCCCGGCGCTGCTGTTCACAAATGTCAAAGGAACCCCGTTTCCTGTAGCCAGTAATTTGTTCGGTACGAATCGCCGTGTGGACATGGCTTTTGGCCCTCGTCCAGAGCAACTGATGGATGCAATTGTAGGTGCGACCAAAACGTTGCTTCCACCTACCCCCAAAGCGTTGTGGAATGAACGTGGGCTGATTAAGGACATGCTAAAAGTAGGACTAAAAACAGTATCTCATAACGAAGCCCCTGTATTGGGCGTTCGCCGTACTGATGCTCCGCTGGCTCCACTGCCTAGAGTGACCAGCTGGCACGAGGATGGAGGACCGTTCATTACGCTTCCGCTCGTGTATACCGAAAAGCCAGGTCAGTCCAAGGATCATAATTTGGGGATGTATCGCATCCAGATTTATGATGATCATACGACTGGGATTCACTGGCAGATCCATAAAGGCGGCGGCTTCCATTATCATGAAGCAGAGCTGCGTAATGAGCCGTTGCCTACGACGATCATCATCGGTGGCCCGCCTGCTCTGATTGCGTCTGCGATTGCTCCTGCCCCGGAAAATTTGCCTGAGTTATTGCTGGCTTCCCTTATTATGGGGGGCAAGCTGCCCATGACAGAAGACCCGCTCGGAGGTCACCGGATTCCGGCAGAAGCCGAATTTGCGATCAGCGGCTATGTGCCGCCTCATGAACGCCGCCCGGAAGGACCGTTTGGCGATCATTTTGGCTATTACTCATTACAACATGATTTCCCTGTGTTTCATGTCAAACATATGCATCACCGTAAAGATGCCATTTATCCGGCAACCATTGTAGGTAAGCCGCGGCAGGAAGACTACTATCTCGGCGAGTTTTTACAACGTCTGTTGTCGCCCGCCTATCCGCTTGTAATGCCTTCCGTCAAGTCGTTATGGGCATATGCGGAAACAGGTGTACATGCGCTGGCAGCGGCAGTCGTACGTGAAAGCTACTCCCGTGAAGCGCTGGTATCCGGCTTTACCATTCTGGGTCAAGGCCAATTGTCGTTGACCAAATTCCTGATGCTGACGGATCGGGTAATCGATTTATCCGACTTTAACCTGCTGCTCGAAACCATTTTGGAACGATTTAATCCAGCCAGAGATTTGTTTATTTTCAACCATACGTCTCACGATACACTCGATTACACGGGCCGTAAGCTGAATCATGGCAGTAAGGCGATTCTGATGGGAGTAGGCGAGCCTGTGCGTGAATTGCCTCGCGTTTATGAAGGGGGCGATCTGCCGGGAATTCGTGACATCGAACCCTATTGCGGAGGATGCCTCGTTGTATCTGGCTCGTCCTTTGAGCAGGAGCCTGAACTCGCTGCGCGTGTATTGGAGCGATTAGCTGCGGGTGAGCAAGAGTGGCCGCTTGTCTTTATCGTGGACGATGCCAAAGAAGTTGTTCGCTCCCAAGCTTCGTTCCTGTGGACGGTATTCACACGCTTTAACCCGGCTACAGATATGTACGCTGTCAGCGAAGTGCGTTTGCATCACCTGAACTATAAGCTGCCGATTGTGGTGGATGCACGTATGAAACCGGGCTACCCTGATGAGGTACTGCCACGTGAAGATATTGTTAGGCTTGTAGATCAACGATGGACGAGTTATTTCGCTTGA
- a CDS encoding DUF2515 family protein, protein MSLTEWLHVASRQLQGGLKLLGSVPRVAEEAWEGKRAAWTESRKLRYPLRDLPWDYHSAQAAMNEAEALMLVNGPATRPSSLNMPLCETDCELLERIKNDTAQENRSNITRTAAYLECYRGYPELHWALLAHLVSRNGGYNMTDLKGELIGNLFGEQEKEWLYRLLERCNALIFQDAYPQLQLYMHSRHLGRSCFHLLPHFHVSPFMKPFWERFWAWRDSSLLTVALIINEQNYIEGRVVKNPYFQKFVTHKPGFYLHDWLQLNQVIFPLGLNGGLAGLVMERFGHLDERIGFGKSLYAMLFGHQQVLDQVSAFAASVPHTGSRSDYWPGLFTPNVQKALRSPEESATLLAHEWLPPSQRLYSPELNAVWSDTAYDPIPRYDWFQDGSTLGHISEPRRPLLFAMRHEHRHGIQKTAMAHDAHNSLRSFH, encoded by the coding sequence ATGTCTCTCACCGAATGGCTCCATGTCGCATCTCGACAGCTTCAGGGGGGGCTCAAGTTGCTGGGTTCCGTTCCGCGTGTTGCGGAGGAGGCATGGGAGGGCAAACGTGCGGCCTGGACCGAATCCCGTAAATTACGCTATCCCTTGCGTGATCTGCCGTGGGATTATCATTCGGCACAAGCCGCCATGAATGAAGCTGAAGCATTAATGCTGGTGAACGGACCCGCTACGCGTCCCTCTTCTCTAAATATGCCCTTATGCGAAACAGACTGTGAGCTGCTGGAGCGGATCAAGAACGATACAGCACAGGAGAATCGCAGCAACATCACGCGCACTGCCGCTTATCTTGAATGCTATCGTGGCTACCCGGAATTACACTGGGCATTACTGGCCCATCTGGTTTCTCGTAATGGCGGCTATAATATGACTGACCTGAAGGGGGAGCTCATTGGCAACCTGTTCGGCGAACAGGAAAAGGAGTGGCTGTATCGGCTACTTGAGCGCTGTAACGCTCTTATTTTTCAAGACGCTTATCCACAGTTGCAGCTTTACATGCACAGCCGTCATTTGGGACGGAGTTGCTTCCATTTGTTGCCTCATTTTCACGTTTCGCCATTCATGAAGCCCTTTTGGGAACGTTTCTGGGCTTGGCGGGATAGTTCTCTTTTGACGGTGGCGCTCATTATTAATGAACAAAACTATATTGAAGGACGGGTCGTGAAAAATCCGTACTTTCAAAAATTTGTGACACACAAGCCAGGCTTTTATTTGCATGACTGGCTTCAGCTCAATCAGGTTATATTTCCGCTTGGGCTAAACGGTGGGCTTGCCGGACTTGTCATGGAGCGTTTCGGCCATCTGGATGAGCGGATCGGTTTTGGTAAAAGTCTTTACGCTATGTTATTTGGCCATCAGCAGGTACTGGATCAGGTATCCGCATTTGCTGCCAGCGTGCCGCATACCGGGTCTCGCAGCGACTATTGGCCCGGACTATTCACACCAAATGTACAAAAAGCGCTGCGCTCTCCAGAAGAGAGTGCAACGCTTTTAGCACATGAATGGCTCCCGCCAAGTCAACGTCTGTACAGCCCGGAGCTGAACGCCGTCTGGTCAGATACAGCCTATGATCCGATTCCCCGTTATGACTGGTTTCAGGACGGTTCTACACTTGGGCATATCAGTGAACCAAGACGGCCTCTGTTATTTGCCATGCGCCATGAGCATCGCCATGGCATTCAAAAAACAGCAATGGCCCATGATGCTCATAACAGCTTAAGGTCCTTTCACTGA
- a CDS encoding methionine ABC transporter permease gives MSELDFSQVSWEELGNSTLETLQMLGASALFTLVIGLPLGILLFLASRSSLTLMKVIYIVLSFIVNILRSVPFIILIVALIPFTRSLVGTSTGVLGTIPPLVIGAAPFFARLVETSLREVDKGVIEAAQAMGASTGQIIRRVLLREALPGLLAALTITVVTLVSYTAMSGMIGGGGLGTLAINYGYYRYETAVMIVAVVLMVVLVQLLQMAGDRLVRHYTRK, from the coding sequence ATGAGCGAACTTGATTTTTCGCAAGTGAGTTGGGAAGAGCTAGGGAATTCTACTCTGGAAACCCTTCAGATGCTCGGGGCATCTGCATTGTTCACCCTCGTTATTGGTTTGCCGCTCGGTATATTGTTGTTTCTGGCGAGCCGCTCCTCGTTGACTCTGATGAAAGTGATATACATTGTATTATCCTTCATCGTTAATATTTTGCGTTCCGTACCATTTATCATTTTGATCGTTGCACTTATTCCTTTTACACGATCGTTGGTAGGTACCTCGACCGGAGTGCTGGGAACCATTCCGCCATTGGTTATCGGGGCTGCCCCTTTCTTTGCACGTCTTGTCGAAACGTCTCTGCGTGAAGTGGACAAAGGTGTCATTGAGGCTGCACAAGCGATGGGAGCCTCGACAGGACAAATTATCCGGCGTGTGCTGTTGCGTGAGGCACTTCCGGGCCTGCTTGCCGCATTAACCATTACCGTCGTTACACTCGTATCGTACACGGCAATGTCCGGTATGATCGGGGGCGGTGGGCTGGGTACGCTGGCAATCAACTACGGCTATTATCGTTACGAAACGGCTGTAATGATCGTTGCAGTCGTACTGATGGTCGTATTGGTACAATTGCTGCAAATGGCAGGAGATCGCCTTGTGCGGCATTATACTCGGAAATAG
- a CDS encoding DUF456 domain-containing protein — protein MDVVGWIVVIVLFIVGMAGAVYPVLPGALAIYFAFFVYGWFFSFAPYNALFWIIQTLIVVALFIADYAVNAWGVKRFGGSRLSAILSTVGIIIGPFVIPAFGLILGPFIGAVLGELIGKAPLDRAIKVGFGSVLGLFTSTVMKVILQLAMIIVFLIWVF, from the coding sequence ATGGACGTTGTAGGTTGGATTGTTGTCATTGTACTGTTCATTGTGGGCATGGCGGGAGCGGTGTATCCCGTATTGCCGGGGGCGCTCGCCATTTATTTTGCATTTTTTGTATACGGCTGGTTTTTCTCGTTTGCTCCATACAATGCTTTGTTTTGGATTATACAAACACTAATCGTCGTTGCCCTTTTTATTGCGGATTATGCTGTGAATGCGTGGGGAGTCAAGCGATTTGGCGGCTCGCGTTTGTCAGCGATCCTTAGTACTGTGGGAATCATAATTGGCCCCTTTGTTATTCCAGCATTCGGTTTGATTTTGGGACCATTTATCGGTGCTGTGCTGGGTGAGCTGATTGGCAAAGCCCCGCTGGATCGAGCTATAAAAGTGGGCTTTGGCTCCGTCTTGGGCCTATTTACTAGCACCGTGATGAAAGTAATTTTGCAGCTTGCCATGATTATTGTATTCTTGATTTGGGTGTTTTAA
- a CDS encoding COX15/CtaA family protein, with translation MNSLNNKIRILKWLALVTCIVMFLATFGGGVVTRTDSGLGCGREFPLCNGKLVPAHTIASLIEFSHRSVSAMAGILSIASFVGFLLFMKHRKDLQLFSLLTLLFVIIQGAMGALAVIFSQSAAVMGLHFGFALIAFASATMMTLGAWQEHADSRYTPRLIPGRVSRGYRNFIWLSTIYTYIAVYSGALLSHSVIQKVVNIGGFISPLLLHQISAGLLFVIILAVGHYSYRYHPNHRDIRTLGVVSVVLIILQVVIGIILLYVNRPEIYMFIVLGHMLVIASLFSILAYLSYRVWQLSPDRKLVPTQAQRT, from the coding sequence GTGAATTCATTGAATAACAAAATCAGAATATTAAAATGGCTGGCACTCGTAACATGTATTGTCATGTTTTTGGCCACCTTCGGTGGAGGTGTCGTGACGCGAACGGATTCGGGTCTCGGCTGTGGAAGAGAATTCCCACTTTGTAATGGTAAGCTGGTTCCGGCGCATACCATCGCATCCCTTATTGAGTTCTCTCATCGCTCCGTCAGTGCCATGGCCGGAATTCTTTCTATCGCCTCGTTTGTCGGCTTTTTGCTGTTTATGAAGCATCGGAAGGATTTACAGCTATTCTCCTTACTCACGCTATTGTTTGTTATCATACAAGGTGCGATGGGGGCATTGGCTGTCATCTTCTCCCAATCGGCTGCAGTCATGGGGCTGCATTTTGGCTTTGCACTTATTGCTTTTGCCAGTGCGACCATGATGACGCTGGGGGCCTGGCAGGAGCATGCGGATTCACGCTACACTCCGCGTCTGATTCCTGGGCGTGTCAGTCGGGGCTATCGTAACTTTATATGGCTATCAACGATTTATACCTATATTGCTGTCTATTCAGGAGCGTTGCTTAGTCATTCGGTCATCCAGAAGGTTGTAAATATCGGGGGTTTCATATCTCCACTGCTGCTTCATCAGATTTCAGCCGGTCTGCTGTTTGTCATTATTTTGGCTGTGGGTCACTACTCATACCGTTATCACCCGAATCACCGGGATATTCGTACCCTGGGTGTCGTATCGGTCGTATTGATTATTCTTCAAGTGGTGATTGGCATTATCTTGCTGTACGTCAACAGACCTGAAATTTACATGTTTATCGTGCTGGGACATATGCTGGTGATTGCATCGTTGTTCTCCATTTTGGCTTATCTGAGCTATCGTGTATGGCAATTGTCACCGGACCGCAAGCTTGTTCCGACCCAAGCACAGCGTACCTAA
- a CDS encoding putative polysaccharide biosynthesis protein has product MSNKETFLKGTLILAAAALVARVLGLVQRVPLEHLLGSVGNASFTIANNAYLMLLTVATAGIPSTLSKMVSERYALDRPAEARRVYRAALIFAAVAGVIITALLYFGAPYFAEHVAGVPQSALAIQALAPALLLFPAIAMMRGYFQGRGNMTAGGISQIVEQVARVATAILLAFIILKLGYGDREVAAGASFGGVMGSLGALGVMLYYTVKLRRQDRQDRQEQFQEESSALPMMRIYKDIFKLSIPIVLSSLTVPAVNFIDTSIVVRLLSGQVGLDQATTQLGYLGSRAQSVAGIPPILAIALSQSLIPIISAAFARKDEQHLQNQMTLALRISILTGMPIVLALCVTAYSINGLLFSSLGGSGIIAVLTLGTIFQITMMTSNSILIGMGKPRISMVNVMVGIVVKLAASWLLAGWLGIYGIIAATGLCFLVITLLNLRVLKGIVSFSIMGRRWAGFLTAVVVSGAIGYGVNEACILLVHLMPARVAFLIACCIAGAVVLVCYLVLLVVLRVLRRDELGNYPRVLQKVLRPLMRLQRESTGQRG; this is encoded by the coding sequence TTGTCCAATAAAGAAACATTCCTTAAAGGTACGCTTATTTTAGCCGCTGCCGCTTTGGTGGCCAGAGTGCTTGGTCTGGTACAGCGCGTTCCATTGGAGCATTTGCTCGGCTCCGTCGGGAACGCCTCGTTTACCATTGCGAACAACGCTTATTTGATGCTGCTCACGGTCGCTACGGCCGGTATTCCCAGCACACTGAGCAAAATGGTTTCGGAACGCTACGCACTGGATCGGCCTGCGGAAGCGCGACGTGTGTATCGTGCGGCTTTGATATTCGCGGCCGTGGCCGGTGTTATCATTACGGCGCTGCTGTATTTTGGAGCGCCTTATTTTGCCGAGCATGTAGCAGGGGTTCCGCAGTCTGCTTTGGCTATTCAGGCTTTGGCACCCGCTTTGCTGTTGTTTCCTGCCATTGCGATGATGCGCGGATACTTCCAGGGACGCGGTAATATGACCGCAGGCGGTATTTCACAGATTGTGGAGCAGGTCGCACGGGTAGCCACCGCAATTCTGCTCGCTTTTATTATTTTGAAGCTTGGCTATGGAGATCGTGAGGTAGCGGCGGGGGCCTCCTTTGGGGGTGTCATGGGAAGTCTTGGCGCTCTGGGGGTGATGCTGTACTACACGGTGAAATTGCGTCGTCAGGATCGCCAAGATCGTCAAGAGCAATTCCAAGAGGAAAGCTCCGCGCTACCAATGATGCGCATTTACAAAGATATTTTCAAGCTCTCTATTCCTATCGTATTGTCGTCTCTGACGGTTCCGGCGGTTAATTTTATTGATACGTCGATTGTAGTTAGACTGCTGTCTGGACAAGTGGGATTGGATCAGGCGACTACTCAGTTGGGTTATCTAGGCTCTAGGGCACAGAGTGTGGCAGGTATCCCTCCGATTTTGGCCATTGCACTCAGTCAATCGCTCATTCCGATCATTTCAGCGGCTTTTGCCCGTAAGGATGAACAGCATTTACAAAATCAGATGACGCTGGCCTTGCGCATCTCTATTCTGACTGGAATGCCGATTGTGCTGGCTTTATGTGTAACTGCCTATTCTATTAATGGTCTGCTGTTCAGCTCGCTTGGAGGCAGCGGGATTATCGCTGTTCTGACACTCGGAACGATCTTTCAGATTACGATGATGACCTCTAATTCGATATTGATTGGTATGGGCAAGCCGCGTATTTCAATGGTCAATGTGATGGTTGGGATCGTCGTGAAGTTGGCAGCGAGCTGGCTGCTGGCTGGTTGGCTAGGGATTTACGGAATTATTGCCGCAACCGGATTATGTTTTCTCGTCATTACGTTGCTGAATTTACGTGTACTGAAAGGGATTGTTTCCTTCTCAATCATGGGTCGTCGCTGGGCAGGCTTCCTAACCGCAGTCGTTGTCTCGGGAGCTATCGGGTACGGAGTAAATGAAGCCTGCATTTTGCTGGTACATCTGATGCCTGCGCGTGTAGCCTTCTTGATTGCGTGCTGCATTGCCGGAGCGGTTGTACTGGTATGCTACTTGGTATTGCTGGTTGTACTGCGCGTATTGCGCAGGGACGAGCTGGGTAACTATCCGCGCGTGTTGCAGAAGGTATTGCGTCCGTTAATGCGCCTACAGCGTGAGTCCACTGGACAACGAGGCTAA
- a CDS encoding Cof-type HAD-IIB family hydrolase gives MGENQYKYKLLALDMDGTLLNDNHEISLETINWINKAIQEGIHVCLSTGRAAMHALPYGQQLGLETPMVTVNGSEVWKSPHELWRRYLLDKELIRKMHQIAVETGSWFWAYSTEELYNRDRWPDTLDTQEWLKFGFNTENDEIRHQILLKLQEMGGLEISNSSMTNLEINPAGISKASGIAEVCDLLGITMEQVVAVGDSLNDLAVIQAAGLGVAMGNAQDTVKEAANVVVASNNEDGIVEVIRDYVLV, from the coding sequence ATGGGAGAAAACCAATATAAATACAAACTGCTTGCGCTCGACATGGATGGAACTTTACTGAATGATAATCATGAAATAAGCTTGGAAACGATTAACTGGATTAATAAGGCGATTCAGGAAGGGATTCATGTATGCTTGTCCACCGGACGTGCAGCGATGCATGCTTTACCTTACGGTCAGCAACTCGGCCTGGAGACGCCAATGGTAACTGTAAACGGCAGTGAAGTATGGAAATCACCTCACGAATTGTGGCGCCGCTATTTACTTGATAAGGAGCTTATTCGCAAGATGCACCAGATTGCCGTAGAAACAGGCTCTTGGTTCTGGGCTTACTCAACCGAGGAGTTATACAACAGAGATCGTTGGCCGGACACATTGGACACACAGGAATGGCTCAAATTCGGTTTTAATACGGAAAATGACGAAATTCGCCATCAAATTTTGCTCAAGCTTCAGGAGATGGGAGGACTTGAAATTTCCAATTCTTCGATGACGAATCTGGAAATTAATCCGGCCGGTATATCCAAAGCCAGTGGCATCGCTGAAGTGTGCGACCTGCTCGGCATTACCATGGAGCAGGTGGTTGCCGTTGGCGACAGTTTGAATGACCTGGCTGTGATTCAAGCGGCTGGACTGGGCGTAGCGATGGGGAATGCTCAGGATACGGTAAAAGAAGCCGCTAATGTGGTTGTGGCTTCGAATAATGAGGACGGCATTGTAGAAGTGATTCGAGATTATGTGCTTGTGTAA